The Setaria viridis chromosome 2, Setaria_viridis_v4.0, whole genome shotgun sequence DNA window ACTGTCCAAACGCCATATAAGGGAATAATCGCCTCAAAATTTTATGATATACAAAGAACTCATCAAAAATTCtataagggtctgtttggatacaggctcataaagtttagtacctgtcatatcggatgtttggatactaattaggagtattaaatatagtctaattacaaaactaattacacagatggagtctaattcgcgagacgaatctattaagcctaattagtccatgatttgacaatgtggtgctacagtaaccatttgctaatgatgaattaattaggcttaatagatttatctcgcgaattagtataggggttctgcaattagttttataattagcacatgtttagtCCTTCCAATTAACATTtcaacatccgatgtgacccctcctaaagtttagtacctcgttgACTCAAGCTATTTAGGAGCCCCCAAGGCCGTCGGATCACTGACCCCGCCCAGAAGCGGTAATCGCCTCTCCTCCGCTGGGCGGTGATCTCACCGCCCCCCCAGATCTCGTCTTCCCGTTCCCCCCCTCCTGCCCGATTCAAAATTTTCGAGACCTCCGCCACCGTCTCCACGCCACGGCAACTAGCCGTTCCTCTCCACCTCCATGCCCAAACCCTAGGCGGCCACGCAGCGACCTCCGCGAGAGCCGGGCCGGCCAGCCATGGAGCACCTGTTCATGCAGGCCTTCGAGCGCGGGGAATGGCTGGCCGCTCAGTTGCAGCAGCAGGTCGACTCCTACTCCCAGACCCTCGCCTgcagcctcctcgccgccggccacaggCCCCCGGAAtggctcctcccctccgccaCCCTGCCCCAAGGTGCgcccctcctccttctccctttGTCTCCCCGCGTCGGCGTTAGATTCAGGTCGTTCGTGAGCGGAGCGGGGTGGATTGGGTTGGCCGATTGGGGCTGATTTCGATTCGGACAGGGATTGCGTATTTGGATTGGCAGGGCTGATGGTTAGTGGTGATTTGAGCTTAGATTGCCCTACAGCAGGTTGTAGCTAACTAGAATTTGTTTCTAACGCTAACATTTTGTGGAGGATTGATTTGGCTAACTCCTTATTTGTTAAATCGGAGAAATTGCCTAAGAGAAGCACTGTGGTTGGTGATTGCTTGGTTTTACAGAATGTTTCCTGCTGTCATGACTATAACAGAACGATACCATAGCTTTATACATGCCATAGTTTGTTGTTGCCAGTATACTGAAATTTCAATGGTTAAGCAATATAATTTGCtactaaaagaaataaaatacaatTATATTCTACCCATCCTTTTTGAAATGTTGGACTACCTAAAGGTTGCACAAGTACATATATAGTAGTTGGATGTTCATATGTCATATCTAACCATTTTGCTGTGAATATTGTTTCATGATATCCTTCTGTGCGCTGTcattatctttcttttttattcataTACTGAAGTACTCCATTAATGTGTAGAGCTGAATGGCAAACCGATTTTTCTCACTGGAAGACACATTACAACACCAGCAGTCAATAGGAGTGTCTTCCTGCCTCAAGCTGTTCCTAGCACTTTGTCCAGAAATTCGGAGGTTCCAAATGGGTGTGCTTACCCAGACACCAATTGTACTAGCCAACATGAAGAGGAGCAGCAAGATCAGACTTCACTTAACCAGGACATTTCTGAGACTTGTACTGCTGCCAAAATGTTTTCAAGGATTCAGCGTTCCAGGTCAAGGCAAAGGCATATTAAAGATCGCCTACATGGAAAGGATCAGGCTGCAAAGATTGGAAGCCATGATGGTATGCATAAGTCTAACCTTGGAACTTTGGGGTCAAATGGAGCTagtgcatcatcatcatcatccataccATGTGATGATGTTGCCGACAATGCTGAAACAACATCATCAGTTCCAGGTCAGGGTAGTGGTTTTTGTGCTATTCAGGGGAAGCCAATTGACTTCTTGAAGTGTGTAGACAATCTTGAAAATCAAGGAGTTCAATCAGATGGTTTCCCGCAACAGATTGTAGAGAGCAAAGTTGTCTCTTCCGATAGCGACATCAGGGTCAGTAACAAATCTTCTGTTAGAGATTCATTGAGTGTGCCACTTCCAGATCTCTCTAAGCCAAGCGTTGCAGATAGTGTGTGCGACCGAATTCCTGAAACTCACATGTTGGTTGAGCCAAAGAAACTTCAATTTGATGGCATTGAATCAGTTTGTATGAATCCTACCAGTGAACAAATGGGCCAGCAACAGGATTCTGATGCTAAAAGTGAGCATCTTGATATTGCTGGTAGAATTCCTTCAAGTGAAGATGCATCTTCTACCAGTTCTCAGGGACCTCATTCTATGGGTAGGTTATTCCTTGATCAGGTTAGGCTGGGAGATTTGAACCCTGACGGTGCACCAGTGGAGCAGCATCTCAAATATGCCTTAGAATGTGTCCATCCTGATCTAACTGGTGTGCATTCTCCAACCAAGAAACCATCTCTGACATGCCCTGCTGAAGGACCGGATTCTATTGATCAACCATTGCTTCAGGAGGATACCGAGCATGTCCCTGAAACCAATTCTTTGGGAAGAGCATGTCCCAGGGTCAGCCGACCACTTGAAATTGATACATCAAATAGTGATAAAACCAATTGTTCTCAAAGGCCTTGTTCTGTGGTCAACCCTCTGCTTGAAAATGATATATTGCAGGTTATTGAGGATACTGAAAAACTGCAGAGTTCCAATTGTCATGTATCATCTCCATACAGTGGACCTTTGCAGCTACCTACCCAGCTAGCTGACTCAAGGTTTGGGGCTCAAGCATCATCAGGAACATCACCAAGCAGTCTTTTAGGGGAGGATGGGCATGAACATCTTTCAGATTTGCCAATAAATAACAGTGGATCTTTGCAGCTACCTACCCAGCTAGCTGACTCAAGGTTTGGGGCTCATGCATCATCAGGAACATCACCAAACAGTCTTTTAGGGGAGGATGGGCATGAACATCTTTCAAATTTGCCGATAAATGACAGAAACAACCGATGCTCCCAAGGGAGATCTGCTTTAAGCCTAGAGCTGCTTCCACCTCAAAATTTTACTTCCAATGATGTTTGTCAATCAAGCCTCTTGCCTTATAGAACGCAAAGCAATGACAAACATTCCAATGGTTGTACTGCTGTGAGTAACTTTAAGTCTGCAGATAATGAGTTATCTCAGAAACCATATTTATCGGTCAGATCATCTTTGGAACTTAATGGGAGTATTCCAGATGCAGAAACTCCATTAGGCCATCCTCCTCTGGACATGGAAAATGAGATGCTCAAAGCAAACTCAGTATCTAACTCGGTCAGCTGTTATTCAGGAAAGTTGGGTGATGATGCTCATATCAGCAGAGCGTATGGTGGTTCTGCTGATAACGGAAAGCACGAGTCTGTGGTTCTGAAAGTTATGCCCAGTAATTCATCTCAAAGAACCAGAGAGATGCATGGAACAGAAAGGAACAGTATGGTTTTGTTGGAAAAATGCAATGAAAGCCTGCATCAAGGTATCATGATTGCTCCTTGTAGATCATTATCCTCCTGTTTTATAGCAAATGACACTGATATATTCTTACAAAACTTGCAATCTTTCAGGAAAAGAACAAGAGACCCCTCATGCTGAGGATGATTTGCAGATGAATGCTAATTCATGCACAGCCGAGAATATTGAGAAAAGGAAGTCTGCAAGTACTTCAGAATCACGTGAGAAGAGCAATAACCACCAGGAGGACACAAGAACTGCTCAGAAGAAGTCAGTTGCAGATGGTGTTCAGATAAATGGGGGTACACCATCCAAGAGAAAACGAATAAAACGCCAGGACATTGCGCTTCCCAGTTCTTATGACACAAAACCATCTTCTTCGAACCACCAAGATGCCATTGGCACTGATATGGTAACTGCAGAAAATTTCTCGGGGAAATCACAACCTTCAGGTCGTTACTTCTTAAGGAGTTCAGGATTCAGTGAGTTCATGTCTCTCAAGTCTGAGACAAAGAATGATATAATGAACTGCAAGATGTCAGTTGCAAGTGATGTTCAACAAAATAGGAATTCTTCTCCCAAATTAAGAAATAAGTCCAGCCTATCCGAGGTTGCCCTCTGTAACTCTTCTAGTGCGAAGGCTTTATCACCTCATGTTGGTTGTGGTATCAGGAGCAAGATTGCAGTTGAAGAAATGGACCTCCAAAATTATCAAGTACAGTTACAAAAtattttggatgttgcaacttCTCCTTTGCCTAGCAGCTGTATTATGTCGCTTGATAACACGGAACACTGCATACGAGAGGTATGTGTTCAGTTAGTGCTCCAATTCTTCTATTCTGAAATTGTGAAAATATCAATCTAAAAGACTATACATCGGATTTCCAAGTACAAGTTTAGAGAATTGGATTATTAAGTGGAAATTTGGTTCATGGCTGATTCTTTTTGAAAACTGTGTTCATGGCTGATTCTTAAAGATATTGTTAGACTTGTTGGGTAGCTGAATTCCATTTGTTACATTTTTAGCTGGTAGAGTTTTGCAGTGTTCAGTCTGAAATCTAGCTTACTGTTTTCTGTGTGTGAGTGAATTCCAGAGCATTGACAGCTTTTCTTCTTTGTTGACAGGAAAATCCTTACTTACAAGGTGAGGGCCTAAGTGTTTCTAATTCCAGTGTAGAGCATAAGCAAATGGCTCTTCGGATGGATGAAATATTGTCTCAGAGTGTGATAATAAATCCAGAAAATTATTCCAGGACTGATTCAACAAATATATTTCCGGGTTGTGCATCGGAACAACATGGTAAACAGGCATCTGCTCCAATTGCATTGTTTCATGAGAAATTAAGTTATGGCTCTGGCATAGAAGTTGATAGGAAACTTAGAAGTGAAGACCTAACTGGATGTTTGCTGTCTGCTTCCACTATACCAAGACAAAAGGATAATGAAGCTTTGGACTGTAATGATACAATGCCACAATTCGAGTGCTTTGATTTTTCTGTTCCAGACAGTCCAACTACCAAAGAAAGGCCATTTGATTCCCTTTGTGATACCAGAGAATTTGCTACTTTTAGTTCTGATATCTCCGAGAAGTATAAGACGAATACTCTGAGTGGCATGCGTCAGCTATTGGCAACTATGTCAGGGAAAGCTGCAAACTGTTCATTCGATGATGATGAGAGACAACACAATGATAGTGTCGATGGAAGAATAACAGACATATTTGGCTCATGTGGATTGGGACACAATGGTTCATTTTTTACTTCTGATGTTGTAGCCTCATATTCTTCAAATGCTAGAGACAAACAGGAGAGTAGTGAAAATCCATTGACCCCTGCAGTTGAAAAGTATAGTCTGGGGAAACTTTCAGGAACAAGTGGATCTGTTTCTGAGCATATGGGTTCAATTCCTGAGCTTTCGTGCTTCCGAATTGATGAAGACAGTGACATTGCAGAAGAAAATGAGTACCAAGACATATTACCTGGATCTGTAGGTACCCAGAGGCAATCTGGCAGAAAAGTACTTCAGGATATCACTAGATTGTGTCAAAACACTGGGAATTCTGCTTCTTGTTCCATAGGTATCATGGATACAAGTGACACAAACTTCACCACAGAAACTTGCGGCAGTGAACTCAATCATCAACCAGGTCTCAGGAATGATGGTGATAACAAGAAAGCTAAAGAAAGTTATGCTTCTTTAGTAAAGAAAGGAGGGAAAATGTCTCGTTCTTTCCGTGACAGATTAAGCAAGACAGAAGCAAGGCACATGAGTGAAGCAAATACTGGCAAACGCTCTAAGCCTAGCAATATTGTTGCTAATGTGGCATCTTTTATACCTCTTGTAAAACAAAAGGTGCAACCTGCAGCATGTGGTAAGTCTTATTTGTTTACTTGCACTATTTAATATCTGATTAGTATGCTAAATATATTGTGCAACTGATCCTTTGAGGTACAAGTATTTGTTTGAGTGGTGCTCACAAAAGGCCTCTACAAATCGCTCTGTCTTGTAGTGAAAAAAGATGTTAGGGTGAAGGCACTTGAGGCAGCGGAAGCTGCAAAACGTCTTGAAGAAAAGAAACGAAATGAGCGTGAAATGCGCAAAGCAGCCACAAAACTTGAGCGTGAGAAACTGAAGCAAGAGAAAGAATTAAAGCAAAAACATGAAGAggaacagaaaaagaaaagagatgttGATGTAGCAACTAGAAAGAGGCAGAGGGatgaggaggaaaggagggaaaaggagagaaaaaggaaatgcaTTGAGGAAGCTCGAAAACAACAGAAGCAGCCTATGGAAAAAAGGCATGCCAACAGTGAGAAAGATGCTCATCCAAAAGCTTCTGTGAGTAAAAGCTATATGCTTGATTTGTATGCAAGTGTTCCTTAGATATATAGTTGTTATAAAGTATCTTAATCATTGCAGGATAACAAGGAGTTGCAGAAGAATTTGGCTGAATCAGTGAAAGGCCAAGTTAAACCTGATGATATGGCAAGTCTTGGAGATAAGGCCACAAAAGGTAACAATGAAAAGGTTGTGGTGGCTGATGAGAGGCCTGGAAGTTTTGGATCTCAATCTCAGGAAAATATCCCAAAGAGTCTTGAAGAGGTATGTTTGTAGTCTTTACGTAACTTCATCTTGGGGAGATACTTGCCTGTGTAAGTATCCATGAAACATGTAGGTTTTTTAGACTAATCACTTCAAATTCAACAGATTGCTTATAACATATTAAAACAAGTCTTTGGAAGATGTCTCActaaacatttttttatttgaggCCCTAAGTCTTCGAAACTGTGCAAATTGCTGGAATGTAGATATTGCAGCATAATTTTCGGATGGCGAAATTGATGTAGATTGCCAAGCTTGGCTATTTTGATTCATTTCATACTGCTATTTCACTTCAGTGTCAATGAAGGTTCTAATTACAAATTCTCTGCTCTGTGGGTTGTTGAACTTTGTAGCCTTATTTGATGACTCCATATAAagattctgatgatgaggatgatgattttgaactaaaagaAGAATCAAGACGGAGAAGGAAATTGATTCCGTCATGGGCTCGGTATGTGTCTACCTTACAAACACGGAATTTCTTATTAACCTAGCAGCTGTTCTTAAATATGTTGATGTGATGCCTGATGTGGCACGGCAAAGCTCAGGAGCCACAGCTTCCTTTTTGCCATTCTTGCAAAGTTTGCATAAAATTGCGCTTGCCTTCCAGTTGAGCTCATTGTAGAGGGCCATGGGATGATTCTCTTTGCATAAATAAATTGATCATCACTCTGATGTAACTGCGAAAATGGAGGCATCTCTTTACTGCTTTGCTCACTTGATTCTGCTTGTCATTTTCCCTTAAGGCTGCTAATGACATGGTCTTTGTCTCTGATTTGCAGGGGGGAGAAATTGGAAAAAATCTTACTATCCAATTACGCTTTGGACCATAGAGAAATCTTTGCACGAAAATGCTCCTCTAACCTATCTGAAAGTAATCTCCCATTCATCAATATCCTTTTCAATTAAATTTGTTCTAGAAATTTCTACCACTTATATTGCTGTTTCCTTTGCAGTTTGTCCAGTCCACATTCCGCAACGTAGTTTcagatgagttttttttttcaatagaaGGGGTCCCAGATGAGTTCCCATTTGACGAACTGTTGGTTATATGCTGCCATCTTTCTTCAGCATCGCCATTTGGCTTCACTTCTGTCAGTAGCATGTCTATAAGCTGATCACACCATTCTCTCGTTTCAACTATGTAGAAGAACATTCTTGTATTATCAGGCAATTGCGGCAACGATCGTTGTTGTGCATAGTTTTGATTTGTTCGCAAAGACTTTGCTTCGGTTGCATTATTCTTTGTGCAAGCTAGGAGATGAACTGCTCGTTGATAAGAGTAGCATTCCTGTCTAATGGCACTGTGCTCAAAGGAGCAGCATGGTAGCAGCAAAAGCTGCTTGTGTACATTATGTCCAGACTCTAGCATGTAATTCCAAGAAGTGATTTTaggcatcaaaagaaaaatatctgCTGCTTTTTATGCAAAGAGATGCCATCTTGGAATGTTAATAAATCGGTTTGGATCAAGGAAGCAAAGCTTTCTTATACTGAACTGAATATAACGGGACTGGATACTCTATTTGGAAGGAAAAGGAACGAGGAACGAGTAACAGTAGGAAACACCCATGTGTCACGAGAACATTGCAGTCAAAGAATTGTATTCCCCCATAAGCTAATTATACGCGTGGCGTTCGTGCTCGTGCGGCCTGGTAATGCAGCGCACGTAACTGGCGCCCTAGGGATTTAGCGTGCGCCCCAGGCGGCCATGGCTTCCCGTGCGGCGGTGACGGTCGAGTGCGTGTCGCGGTCGCTGTGGCGAGCAGGTCGACGACGAGGAAGCCATTGGCCTCGAGAATGGCCATCCGCCAGTTCGCGCGCACGCGTTCACGCCCCTCGCCGTGCATGCCGCTCCTCGCCGGTCTCGCACGTCGAGCTTGCCCTCCGGCGCCACCTGCACGCGCAAGTGGTTAGTGCACATGACCACAGAACGCCATGCGTTGGGACTAGACTAACCCGCGAGCAGAAGCTAGTTGCATGGCCGCAGAGGGATCGGATCATGGTTCACGGTTGTTGTTGGAGTGGCCGGACGGCGATGACAGTGAGagcagagagcacacggccctCGCAGAAGCGAGGCTTTCTGCTCGCTGGTGCTGGGTTGTGCTCTCTCTCTTCTGTCATCTCCCTAGAGGTCCGTCCCACTCCACCGTCCTCCATGCCCGGGCGGTCGCCCTCCCCCCTTGCCGCGAACCCTGCACACCGACCAAGCAACCAGAGACGCCATCAGTCTCGGCGAAGCCATCGTGCGATGGTATCAACCAGCAGAATAGCAGATAGCCACGCCCGAATCGGAAAGGTGCAGATGGATGGAGGAGTTGCTTAGCTTggtgacggcgaggaggagaacGAACGGAGCGTGATGGCCGCAGAGCAAGACTCCGATCCGGTGCTCTCGCCTCCCGGCCATGGCTTGCGCGCGTGCGAGGTCTGTAGCTGTAAGCGAGGTGGCTGTGCCTGCGAAGCGTTTGCGACTCAAATAAGAGCGCCGCGCGCCGGGCCGGTGAGGCAcgggggcgctgctgctgctgccgctgcggcgTAGAACGTGGGAGGCGTGTTTACTCGGGGGTCGGGCGCCGAGGACGTGGCCCTGCGGCCGCGCCGCGGCCAGTGCCCATTTCGGGGACGGCGATGAATAGCGGCCGAGCAGAGCAGGCGCGCGCGTTAACTCCGGCTCGAGTTaatccgccgcgccgcgcgatGGCCTGcctgcagccgcagccgctGCGGGGGGGCTCGTGCACGTCGCGCTCGCGGCGCAGCTAGGCTAGCGTGCACGCAGCCAGCATCGTTCACGCGCGCCGCACGCGGCCGTGGTTCGGTCACGGTCCGCAGGAGAGCTAGCTGGGAGGCGCTGTAGGGGGATCAGGGTGCACGCCTCGGGCGTGCCCGTGCTTGCTGAGCGTGTGTGATGCGGGTGATGCAGGTCTTGCATTGCATCATCAGTTGATGCATGGACCAGCAGCGGGCATGTAGGAACTGTTGCAGTGAGACAGCGACGACCAAGCTGTAGGAAGAGCTCTGAATTGTTTTTTGATTTCTCTTGCATACGGTCGGCATAAATTTTGTTCTGATGCATAGATTATGAGACGGAACACTGCTGAAACTTTGTTCCTGATAACCAGAGCCGCAATAAACGTTTAGTAGCAAATTTAAAGGCATCAAGTTCAATTACAGACTTGCTTTTAGGTGACCCGATCGAATCTTCTTCCACGATCAGCCACTGACATCACTGCCGTCTTTGGCGCCATCACGGCGGCCGCCGTTGGCCACGACCGTGGTCTCCCGGAGCAGCAGCCGGAGGCACCTCCTGTAGACGCCGGCGTTCATCTCGATCGGCTCCACGGACGTcgtcatctcctcctcctccgcgcgcaGCAGCTGGCCCATGTCCGCCAGCTCGCGGGCCCTCGTCCACGCCATCCCGTCGTGGAGCCTgaaccgctcgccgccgcccctggccaGCTCGCCGGGCACCCTCCTGACCACCAGCGCGCCGCTGACCGCGCCACTGGCCCAGAACGCGTTGGCGAGGAACAGCCCGGGGGTCAGGTCCCACACCCTCACCTCGCCGTCCTCCGAGCACGACACCAGGTTCCTGCACCCGTTGGCCAGGGCAACCGCGACCAGCGCCGCGGCGTTCGTGCTGCCTTCGCTCGAGTGTGATGCTGTGGCCGTCGTCACGGCCTTCGTGCACGGGGAGTTGAGGGATGCGACGTGGACGCGGCCGTCTGAGCCGCCGGCGTAGAGGTTGGAGCTTGTGGGGTCTAGCGCGAGGGAGAGTGCGGTGCACGGGAGCGCGAGGGTCCGGAGGTGGGCGCCGTCCGCCAGCCTCCAGACCTTGCACGTGCCGTCCGCGGAGGCCGACGCGACGACGGCGTTGCACCCGCCGCGCCCGCACACAACGCTGGTCACGGGCGCGACGTACGCGGCCACGCGGTAGATGGCGTGGTCAACGttgtcggcggcggaggcgacgctcgcgtcgtcggcgtcgaggacgCGGATGAGCGGGAACACGGCCaccccgccgtcgtcgccgccggacaCGAGGAGCGAGCCGTCGTCGCTGAGGGCGAGGCAggagacggcgccgccgccgtgggcgcgGAAGGAGCTGGCGACGCCGCCGGACGGGAGCGCGATCGCGTGCACGCACCCGGACACGCCGCCGGCCAGGAGGTGGGTGCCGTATGGCGCCGCCACGAGCGCCGCCACGAGCTCGGGGACCGGCAGCTcgcgcgcgggcgccggggACCACCACTGGAGCAGGCGGATCGAGCCGGCGCCCGTGGCCGGGCAGACGTGGGACGCCGCGACGAACGCCGTGCCGCCGGGACCCGTGGCGACAGCGAGGCCGTGCCGCGGCGTGTTGGCGGCCGGGAACTCGGCCAGAACGTCGCCCGTGAGCGCGTCGTAGGCGGTGATTGGCCGGCCGTGGGGTGCCGCCAGGATGagctcgccgcctccccgctgcgaggaggaagacgccgccatcgccaccacGCGGCTGCGCCTCTGCCCCGTGTGGCTCGTGACCACGGCAACCTGGCCCTGGCCAGTGCAATGTGACGTGCTCAGGTCCACTGGAACAAGTGTGACGCAATGTGGTTTGGTATTAAGTCTTGAGAGTAAGTAGTAACTGAAGCGCTTAGCTGAGCTGTGCTGTTGTTCGCTTGTGGCCTTGTGGGTGTGCAGCGTGATATGAAAACAATGAGATAGAGAGACGCTAAGAAATGGATGCCCTGTTCATCAGTTACTATAGGCCTAGGCCTACCCTTTCAAAATTCAGGAGGGAGACTGGGAGAGGCAAGTACAAAGGATAAAACATTTGGTGGGATGCGACTTGCACGAACAGTGACTACCCAGTGTTGCACATTCGTGGAAGCAAGTCATCCTAaacaaaaagggaaaatggTGGCAATGGGAGGAGAAGTCGGGTGCAGCACAGCAGCAGTTATATGACTTTAAGAACCTATAATTTAAATCTAGGTCATGTTTGTTTCAACTTATTGATTATGAAAAAGCAGCTTGCACATTGTAATGATCCGTAACAATCTGGCCTATAGGTTGCTAAAATCCTATGTGGAAGCTCGTGTTAACCTGTAAACAAAAATTCCAAACTAAAACAAACACAAccttagggcaagtacattgctacacgtcagcagtctcgtaggtcgtctcatgcagtgccacgtaggatttttgatgatgtggaggagagagagcgaggagagagaaagatgtcgttgcttcgcgaaacaaccacctcataagctaaattgtaggactacgagacaacttaacaaccattgtacgagttattgttgccatgcaactcataatattttatttttcttatgcacaaattaaggaattatataccactatcAGACAATTTATAGAATAACCCATTGTACGGGTTGCCTGttgaatcgtctcaagattacgtgttaATGCATGAGACcacctattagacgacacccaTGTACTTGCTCTTAGTGATACACATGAGAGTTAACGAGAGATAAAAGTGGTAACatctttattttcctttttctaagGAGCGTTTTTGTTGGTTGGGGTTTCGTACCTTGCAAGAATTCAGCAATGACCCGCTCTTTCTCTAGGCGAAGGGCTGAAGTATTTGATCAAATAGCAGAAATTTTTACAGAAACGACTTATTGAATGATTTCAGTTTCTTTCAGCAAACTGAGAAAAACGACTGGTTCCTGACTGCAGCAACAGCACGACGCTTGACTTATTTCATCAAAAATAAGCATAAGCAAAAATGGTCAGTAATCCCGTAAAAGTATTGACGAATACTAGATCAAGAATACCCAGCAGATCACCTACAAATCCCTACCAGGACCTCCAGCTGCCGAATCGCATTTTTTAGATGATAGGGAAGCAAGACGAACATAAGAAGCGTTCAAACAAATTAACTGGTTAATGATGTGAGCAAGAACGTTTTTTTACAAATAATCATTGGAACAAACATATAAATCGTCAGAAGTTAAAAGGATTTACACAAGCCACGCTGAAAATTTCGTTCTACCAATAACACATGATCGCTTGAGACTCGAGACAATTCATGAACTATCAAACGAAAAAACATAGACTGTTCATGAACGAACAAGCAACGCATCGGATCCAGCGGAATCGAGCAGCAGCTAGTATCCTGGCGAGGCAGCCTGGGCCTGGCGCTTGATCTCCGACCAGAGGCTGCGGATAAGGCGTAGGCTCTTCCCACCCGTAGTCGGCCTCGGCACTGGCCA harbors:
- the LOC117844582 gene encoding uncharacterized protein, coding for MEHLFMQAFERGEWLAAQLQQQVDSYSQTLACSLLAAGHRPPEWLLPSATLPQELNGKPIFLTGRHITTPAVNRSVFLPQAVPSTLSRNSEVPNGCAYPDTNCTSQHEEEQQDQTSLNQDISETCTAAKMFSRIQRSRSRQRHIKDRLHGKDQAAKIGSHDGMHKSNLGTLGSNGASASSSSSIPCDDVADNAETTSSVPGQGSGFCAIQGKPIDFLKCVDNLENQGVQSDGFPQQIVESKVVSSDSDIRVSNKSSVRDSLSVPLPDLSKPSVADSVCDRIPETHMLVEPKKLQFDGIESVCMNPTSEQMGQQQDSDAKSEHLDIAGRIPSSEDASSTSSQGPHSMGRLFLDQVRLGDLNPDGAPVEQHLKYALECVHPDLTGVHSPTKKPSLTCPAEGPDSIDQPLLQEDTEHVPETNSLGRACPRVSRPLEIDTSNSDKTNCSQRPCSVVNPLLENDILQVIEDTEKLQSSNCHVSSPYSGPLQLPTQLADSRFGAQASSGTSPSSLLGEDGHEHLSDLPINNSGSLQLPTQLADSRFGAHASSGTSPNSLLGEDGHEHLSNLPINDRNNRCSQGRSALSLELLPPQNFTSNDVCQSSLLPYRTQSNDKHSNGCTAVSNFKSADNELSQKPYLSVRSSLELNGSIPDAETPLGHPPLDMENEMLKANSVSNSVSCYSGKLGDDAHISRAYGGSADNGKHESVVLKVMPSNSSQRTREMHGTERNSMVLLEKCNESLHQGKEQETPHAEDDLQMNANSCTAENIEKRKSASTSESREKSNNHQEDTRTAQKKSVADGVQINGGTPSKRKRIKRQDIALPSSYDTKPSSSNHQDAIGTDMVTAENFSGKSQPSGRYFLRSSGFSEFMSLKSETKNDIMNCKMSVASDVQQNRNSSPKLRNKSSLSEVALCNSSSAKALSPHVGCGIRSKIAVEEMDLQNYQVQLQNILDVATSPLPSSCIMSLDNTEHCIREENPYLQGEGLSVSNSSVEHKQMALRMDEILSQSVIINPENYSRTDSTNIFPGCASEQHGKQASAPIALFHEKLSYGSGIEVDRKLRSEDLTGCLLSASTIPRQKDNEALDCNDTMPQFECFDFSVPDSPTTKERPFDSLCDTREFATFSSDISEKYKTNTLSGMRQLLATMSGKAANCSFDDDERQHNDSVDGRITDIFGSCGLGHNGSFFTSDVVASYSSNARDKQESSENPLTPAVEKYSLGKLSGTSGSVSEHMGSIPELSCFRIDEDSDIAEENEYQDILPGSVGTQRQSGRKVLQDITRLCQNTGNSASCSIGIMDTSDTNFTTETCGSELNHQPGLRNDGDNKKAKESYASLVKKGGKMSRSFRDRLSKTEARHMSEANTGKRSKPSNIVANVASFIPLVKQKVQPAACVKKDVRVKALEAAEAAKRLEEKKRNEREMRKAATKLEREKLKQEKELKQKHEEEQKKKRDVDVATRKRQRDEEERREKERKRKCIEEARKQQKQPMEKRHANSEKDAHPKASDNKELQKNLAESVKGQVKPDDMASLGDKATKGNNEKVVVADERPGSFGSQSQENIPKSLEEPYLMTPYKDSDDEDDDFELKEESRRRRKLIPSWARGEKLEKILLSNYALDHREIFARKCSSNLSEICPVHIPQRSFR
- the LOC117844284 gene encoding protein ROOT INITIATION DEFECTIVE 3: MAASSSSQRGGGELILAAPHGRPITAYDALTGDVLAEFPAANTPRHGLAVATGPGGTAFVAASHVCPATGAGSIRLLQWWSPAPARELPVPELVAALVAAPYGTHLLAGGVSGCVHAIALPSGGVASSFRAHGGGAVSCLALSDDGSLLVSGGDDGGVAVFPLIRVLDADDASVASAADNVDHAIYRVAAYVAPVTSVVCGRGGCNAVVASASADGTCKVWRLADGAHLRTLALPCTALSLALDPTSSNLYAGGSDGRVHVASLNSPCTKAVTTATASHSSEGSTNAAALVAVALANGCRNLVSCSEDGEVRVWDLTPGLFLANAFWASGAVSGALVVRRVPGELARGGGERFRLHDGMAWTRARELADMGQLLRAEEEEMTTSVEPIEMNAGVYRRCLRLLLRETTVVANGGRRDGAKDGSDVSG